Proteins encoded together in one Magnetospirillum sp. 15-1 window:
- a CDS encoding 3-oxoadipyl-CoA thiolase, which produces MLDAYLYDGLRSPIGRHAGGLAPVRPDDLAAEVIRALVARSSFQPVDIEDVILGCTNQAGEDCRNVARHAALLAGLPVEVAGQTVNRLCASGLAAVLDAARSVTCGEGDLFIAGGVESMSRAPFALSKAESAYSRDARIFDTTIGARFPNPKVVKGFGNHSMPETADNIAHDLGLSRDASDAFAAASQAKYARAKADGFYEGEIHPITIAGRKGDTVVSEDEHPRPQTDLAALTKLKPLFEGGVVTAGNASGINDGAAALFIGSRAAGEKAGVAPIARIVAGAAAGVAPRVMGLGPVPASRKALERAGLTLQDMDVIEINEAFAVQVLGCVTQLGIAPDDSRLNPNGGAIALGHPLGCSGARLVLTAARQLQRTGGRHALVSLCIGVGQGLTAIIERV; this is translated from the coding sequence ATGCTCGACGCCTATCTCTATGACGGCCTGCGTTCCCCCATCGGACGCCATGCCGGCGGCCTGGCCCCGGTGCGTCCCGACGATCTCGCCGCCGAGGTGATCCGCGCCCTGGTGGCCCGCTCTTCCTTCCAGCCAGTGGATATCGAGGACGTCATCCTCGGCTGCACCAATCAGGCGGGCGAAGATTGCCGCAACGTGGCGCGTCACGCCGCCCTGCTGGCCGGGCTCCCCGTCGAGGTGGCGGGGCAGACCGTCAACCGCCTGTGCGCCTCGGGTCTGGCCGCTGTCTTGGACGCGGCGCGCTCGGTCACCTGCGGCGAGGGCGATCTGTTCATCGCCGGCGGTGTCGAGAGCATGAGCCGTGCCCCTTTCGCACTGTCCAAGGCAGAAAGCGCATATTCCCGCGACGCCAGGATATTCGACACCACCATCGGGGCACGCTTTCCAAACCCCAAGGTGGTCAAGGGCTTCGGCAATCATTCCATGCCCGAGACCGCCGACAACATTGCCCACGATCTGGGGCTGTCGCGGGACGCCTCCGACGCCTTCGCCGCCGCCTCCCAGGCCAAGTACGCCCGGGCCAAAGCAGATGGGTTCTACGAGGGTGAGATTCATCCCATCACCATAGCGGGTCGCAAGGGCGACACCGTGGTGAGCGAGGACGAGCACCCACGTCCCCAGACTGATCTGGCCGCGCTGACCAAGCTGAAGCCGCTGTTCGAGGGGGGCGTGGTTACCGCCGGCAACGCCTCGGGCATCAATGACGGCGCGGCGGCCCTGTTCATCGGCTCACGCGCGGCGGGCGAGAAGGCCGGCGTCGCGCCCATCGCCCGCATCGTCGCCGGCGCGGCGGCGGGCGTGGCGCCGCGTGTCATGGGCCTGGGGCCGGTGCCAGCCTCCAGAAAAGCCCTGGAGCGCGCCGGCCTGACCCTCCAGGACATGGATGTGATCGAGATCAACGAAGCCTTCGCCGTGCAGGTATTGGGCTGTGTCACCCAGCTGGGGATCGCCCCGGATGATTCACGCCTCAATCCCAATGGGGGGGCAATCGCACTTGGCCACCCACTGGGATGTTCCGGGGCACGGCTTGTCCTTACCGCCGCACGGCAGCTACAGCGCACCGGAGGACGGCACGCTCTGGTGTCCTTGTGCATCGGCGTCGGCCAGGGGCTCACCGCCATCATCGAGAGGGTCTAG
- a CDS encoding enoyl-CoA hydratase/isomerase family protein, whose protein sequence is MSAILTEIRDHVRFITLNRPERHNAFDDAVIQELTAAFETAATEPNLRAVVLDSLGRSFSAGADINWMRRMADYDRDRNLSDARTLARLMQAIDTCPRPVVGVVQGAAYGGGVGLAACCDLVVAAKESVFCLSEVKIGIIPAVISPYVMRSIGVPAARRYFLTAEVIPAVTAKEIGLVHEVVPAEDLVTTRDRWLSALKANSPHAVTAAKGLVARLAPIDAAMIEWTAERIADLRASEQGQEGLKAFLDRRKPSWNQTPVKSGGRLAMKAP, encoded by the coding sequence GTGAGCGCAATCCTGACCGAAATCCGCGACCATGTCCGTTTCATCACCCTCAACCGCCCGGAACGTCACAACGCCTTCGACGACGCCGTGATCCAGGAACTGACGGCCGCGTTCGAGACGGCGGCGACTGAACCGAATTTGCGCGCCGTGGTTCTCGACTCCCTGGGGCGCAGCTTTTCGGCCGGCGCCGACATCAATTGGATGAGGCGGATGGCCGATTACGACCGTGATCGCAATCTGAGCGATGCCCGTACCTTGGCCAGACTGATGCAAGCGATCGACACATGTCCGCGCCCGGTCGTCGGTGTCGTACAGGGCGCGGCCTATGGCGGCGGTGTCGGGCTGGCGGCTTGCTGCGATCTGGTTGTCGCCGCCAAGGAATCCGTATTTTGCCTGTCAGAAGTCAAGATCGGCATTATCCCCGCCGTCATCTCGCCCTACGTGATGCGCTCCATCGGCGTCCCCGCCGCCCGGCGATATTTCCTGACCGCCGAGGTGATCCCCGCCGTCACGGCCAAAGAGATCGGACTGGTGCATGAGGTTGTTCCGGCCGAAGACTTGGTAACGACACGAGACCGCTGGCTATCGGCGCTCAAGGCCAACAGCCCGCATGCGGTAACCGCCGCCAAGGGGCTGGTCGCCCGCCTCGCCCCCATCGATGCCGCCATGATCGAGTGGACCGCCGAGCGGATCGCCGATTTGCGGGCCTCGGAACAGGGACAGGAGGGGCTGAAAGCGTTCCTCGATCGGCGCAAGCCATCCTGGAATCAGACGCCGGTGAAGTCGGGCGGACGCTTGGCGATGAAAGCCCCGTAG
- a CDS encoding enoyl-CoA hydratase/isomerase family protein, with product MAESVVLVDRPAPHVARLLINRPAKRNAIDHAVRTGLMEELTKVLDDATIRAVVFGGVGGVFSAGGDLPSMLDLDEEQARERMRHIHALCRLVANARIPVVSAIEGIGAGGAIGLALLGDRIIVGEGTTILFPFLGLGLTPDWGQLLTLPRRVGLSAAFRLLTSGTPVTGPEALRLQLADTLAADSDVMGTAVAQAAALALLPREAMARMTARLKKPSGSLEEELEREENDQAVCLRSAEFAEGYGAFIAKRPPDFTGV from the coding sequence ATGGCTGAGTCCGTCGTCCTGGTCGATCGGCCGGCTCCCCATGTCGCGAGATTGCTGATCAATCGTCCGGCCAAGCGCAACGCCATCGATCATGCGGTCCGGACCGGGTTAATGGAAGAACTGACCAAGGTACTGGACGATGCGACCATCCGTGCGGTGGTGTTCGGCGGTGTCGGCGGCGTGTTTTCCGCCGGCGGAGACCTGCCGAGTATGCTGGATCTGGACGAGGAGCAGGCCAGGGAACGCATGCGGCATATCCATGCGCTGTGCCGGCTGGTCGCCAATGCGCGGATTCCCGTCGTCAGCGCCATCGAGGGGATCGGAGCGGGCGGAGCGATCGGCTTGGCCCTGCTGGGGGATCGCATCATTGTCGGCGAGGGTACCACCATCCTCTTTCCGTTCCTGGGGCTGGGGCTCACCCCTGATTGGGGGCAACTGCTGACCCTGCCCCGGCGAGTGGGACTCTCGGCAGCGTTCCGATTGCTGACGTCGGGAACGCCGGTGACCGGCCCTGAGGCCCTAAGGCTTCAATTGGCAGACACACTGGCGGCCGATTCCGATGTCATGGGGACGGCGGTGGCGCAGGCGGCTGCGTTGGCCTTGCTGCCGCGTGAGGCCATGGCGCGCATGACGGCGCGGCTGAAGAAGCCTTCAGGCTCGTTGGAGGAGGAGTTGGAGCGCGAAGAGAATGATCAGGCCGTTTGCTTGCGGAGCGCCGAGTTTGCCGAGGGCTACGGGGCTTTCATCGCCAAGCGTCCGCCCGACTTCACCGGCGTCTGA